In Henningerozyma blattae CBS 6284 chromosome 6, complete genome, the following are encoded in one genomic region:
- the LYS9 gene encoding saccharopine dehydrogenase (NADP+, L-glutamate-forming) (similar to Saccharomyces cerevisiae LYS9 (YNR050C); ancestral locus Anc_6.376): MVKRVLLLGSGFVAQPTVDALSKENGIEVTVGCRTLAKAKSLADPYGANAISVDVTNTAEFEAVLEKNDVVISLIPYIYHASVVKSAIKLKKDVVTSSYISPALRELEEDVKKSGITVMNEIGLDPGIDHLYAIKTIDEVHKKDGKLKSFLSYCGGLPAPEDSDNPLGYKFSWSSRGVLLALRNSAKYYKDGKLVNITSEELMTSSKPYFIYPGYAFVCYPNRDSTVFKDLYSIPEAETVIRGTLRYQGFPEFIKVLVDIGLLDDTENKNFSDANVSWLEALSKYLKLTEISKEALLKKIDSLTVWKDEDDKERIINGMKWLGFFSKDEKIIPRGNPLDTLCATLEQKMQYEKNERDLVVLQHKFGIEWADGKTETRTSTLVQYGEVGGYSAMAATVGYPVAIATRLVLEGKIKGPGLLAPYTPEINDPIIKELKDKYGIYLVEKTIK, encoded by the coding sequence ATGGTTAAAAGAGTTTTATTGTTAGGTTCTGGATTTGTTGCTCAGCCAACGGTTGATGCCTTGTCGAAGGAAAATGGTATTGAAGTCACCGTTGGGTGTAGAACTTTAGCTAAGGCCAAAAGTTTAGCTGATCCATATGGTGCAAATGCTATTTCGGTTGATGTTACAAATACAGCTGAATTTGAAGCAGTGTTAGAGAAAAATGACGTGGtcatttctttaattcCATACATCTATCATGCCAGTGTGGTAAAGAGTGCAATCAAACTTAAGAAGGATGTAGTTACTTCTTCATACATTTCTCCTGCATTGCGTGAATTAGAAGAGGATGTTAAGAAGTCTGGAATCACTGTTATGAATGAAATTGGTTTGGACCCAGGTATTGATCATTTATATGCTATTAAGACAATTGATGAAGTCCATAAAAAAGATGGGAAGCTCAAGAGCTTCTTGTCATACTGTGGTGGTTTACCTGCTCCAGAAGATTCTGATAATCCATTAGGTTACAAATTTTCTTGGTCTTCAAGAGGTGTATTATTGGCTTTAAGAAATAGTGCAAAGTATTATAAAGATGGCAAACTAGTGAATATCACATCTGAGGAATTAATGACTTCTTCTAAAccatattttatttaccCAGGTTACGCTTTTGTTTGTTACCCAAACAGAGACTCTACTGTATTTAAGGACCTATATTCCATTCCTGAAGCTGAAACTGTAATTAGAGGTACCTTGAGATACCAAGGTTTCCCTGAATTCATAAAAGTCTTAGTTGATATTGGTTTATTAGATGATacagaaaacaaaaatttttcagacGCCAATGTATCTTGGTTAGAGGCTTTAAGTAAGTATCTAAAATTAACTGAAATTAGTAAGGAAGCTCTACTTAAAAAGATTGATTCTTTAACTGTATGgaaagatgaagatgataaagAGCGTATTATTAATGGTATGAAATGGTTAGGATTTTTCTCcaaagatgaaaaaatcattCCAAGAGGAAACCCATTGGATACTTTATGTGCCACTTTAGAACAAAAAATGCAATATGAGAAGAATGAAAGAGATTTAGTAGTTTTACAACATAAGTTTGGAATTGAATGGGCAGATGGTAAAACTGAAACACGTACTTCTACTTTAGTTCAATATGGTGAAGTCGGTGGTTACAGTGCTATGGCTGCCACCGTAGGTTATCCTGTTGCCATTGCAACGAGACTTGTCTTAGAAGGTAAAATCAAGGGCCCAGGTTTATTAGCTCCATACACCCCAGAGATAAACGATCCAatcattaaagaattaaaggACAAATATGGCATTTATTTAGTTGAAAAGACTATAAAATAA
- the MSO1 gene encoding Mso1p (similar to Saccharomyces cerevisiae MSO1 (YNR049C); ancestral locus Anc_6.375) translates to MQNSGNFWDKVKSSTKTLAYISSKEEKDGDATNSTVVHNALVKFYEEQVPFQGFPGWLGPKEDLPDEQKILRKQERDQEKMREKEEKKAMNGNRPFASGFDQLRKIRSPQEQTVDNSNNNNNSNNNSNNNANNNNNNNSNIHSNRDPYAVARNSGPDPSNQELMNNSNSEDTQVDQSNENQKQRPQFSHAFSLLQQRKVQPDRKTTAGMSFHSIYSANTSTNNSANGSASGMGSSGSAREVSQQQSQQIPPLPQQQPPQHSQSKPEALRTQSASSLMMRDRLKRSHTKNTFEFS, encoded by the coding sequence ATGCAGAATTCGGGCAACTTTTGGGATAAAGTCAAAAGCTCTACTAAAACACTAGCATATATATCTTCAAAGGAAGAAAAGGATGGCGATGCCACAAATTCGACAGTGGTTCATAATGCATTAGTTAAGTTTTATGAAGAGCAAGTTCCATTCCAAGGATTTCCTGGCTGGTTAGGCCCAAAAGAAGATTTGCCAGATGAACAGAAGATTCTTCGTAAACAAGAACGAGATCAAGAAAAGATGCGTGAGAAAGAGGAGAAGAAAGCAATGAATGGTAATAGACCATTTGCTAGTGGCTTTGACCAGTTACGAAAGATAAGAAGTCCTCAAGAGCAAACAGTTgataatagcaataataacaataatagcaataataatagcaataataatgctaataataataacaataataatagtaatattcATAGCAATAGAGACCCATATGCAGTAGCAAGAAATAGTGGGCCAGATCCTTCTAATCAAGAGCTAAtgaataattctaattcagaAGATACCCAGGTAGACCAATCCAATGAGAATCAAAAACAACGTCCCCAATTTTCTCATGCATTTTCTCTACTACAACAACGTAAAGTGCAGCCTGATAGAAAAACAACAGCAGGTATGTCTTTCCATTCAATATATTCAGCAAATACTTCCACCAATAATTCAGCAAACGGATCAGCATCAGGAATGGGTAGTAGCGGCTCTGCCCGTGAAGTTTCTCAACAACAATCACAGCAAATTCCACCACTACCACAACAGCAACCTCCACAGCATTCACAATCTAAGCCAGAAGCCTTGCGCACTCAATCTGCTTCTTCATTAATGATGCGAGATAGATTGAAAAGATCGCATACCAAAAAtacatttgaattttcttGA
- the TBLA0F00210 gene encoding CDC50/LEM3 family protein (similar to Saccharomyces cerevisiae CDC50 (YCR094W) and YNR048W; ancestral locus Anc_6.374): MRFLNWRRTEATNSSGQGKNSNFTHKSRRPPNTAFRQQRLKSWQPILSPQSVLPLLILMTCIFAPIGIGLIISTLRVENLNINYSHCEDFATNAGFSSIPKKYYGYYFKKSTTFKPEWKLIHINEDNEDTKICQLKFEIPNNIKKSILIYYKLTNFYQNHRKYVESFDDKQLKGEAVKLADLTANCKPLKNDGEKIIYPCGLIANSLFNDTFQQRFVGVNNTEDYELTNKKIAWKTDRHKFKKTKYNVTDIVPPPNWYKLFPNGYTDENLPDLSEWEEFQNWMRTAALPKFYKLILKNETGHLPKGQYIMNITLNYPVTIFGGSKSFVMTTNSIIGGRNIALSIVFIVVAGVSAIFALIFLIKVLIQPRSMGDHSYLNFANTNSLDTDSDNNNIKNNLQDPAIRINNRFNESNRFEVPPPPGPVREIL; encoded by the coding sequence atgagGTTTTTAAATTGGAGAAGGACAGAAGCAACAAATAGCAGTGGTCAAggaaaaaattcaaattttacCCATAAAAGTAGGAGACCTCCGAATACTGCGTTTAGGCAGCAAAGATTAAAGTCATGGCAACCAATTTTATCACCCCAGAGTGTCTTAccattattgatattaatgaCATGTATATTTGCTCCAATTGGAATAGGACTGATAATCAGCACTCTAAGggttgaaaatttaaatattaattacaGCCATTGTGAAGATTTTGCAACTAATGCAGGGTTTAGTTCAATTcctaaaaaatattacggGTACTATTTTAAGAAATCTACCACTTTCAAGCCAGAATGGAAGCTTATTCatattaatgaagataatgaagataCAAAAATATGTCAGTTAAAATTTGAGATACCCAACAATATTAAGAAATCTATactaatttattacaaattaactaatttttatcaaaacCATCGTAAATATGTGGAATCATTTGATGATAAACAACTAAAAGGAGAAGCCGTTAAATTGGCCGATTTAACTGCCAATTGTAAACCACTTAAAAATGATGGTGAGAAAATCATTTATCCATGTGGATTAATAGCTAATTCTTTGTTTAACGATACTTTCCAACAACGTTTTGTTGGGGTTAATAATACAGAGGATTATgaattaacaaataaaaaaattgcatGGAAAACAGATCGACATAAATTTAAGAAGACTAAATACAACGTAACAGATATTGTACCACCGCCAAATTGGTATAAACTGTTTCCAAATGGCTATACAGACGAAAATTTGCCAGATCTTAGTGAATGGGAAGAGTTCCAAAATTGGATGAGAACTGCTGCGTTACCAAAATtctataaattaattttaaaaaatgaaacaGGCCATTTGCCTAAGGGTCAGTATATTATGAATATCACATTAAACTATCCAGTTACTATATTTGGTGGTAGCAAATCTTTTGTGATGACTACTAACTCAATAATAGGGGGGAGAAATATAGCGTTGAGTATAGTATTTATTGTTGTAGCTGGTGTTTCTGCCATTTTTGCactgatatttttaattaaagtatTGATTCAGCCAAGATCAATGGGAGATCattcatatttaaattttgcgAATACTAATTCATTAGATACAGATTCtgacaataataatatcaaaaataatttgcaAGATCCTGcaataagaataaataacAGGTTTAATGAGTCGAATCGATTTGAGGTGCCTCCACCACCTGGTCCCGTAAGAGAAATTTTATGA
- the CDC39 gene encoding CCR4-NOT core subunit CDC39 (similar to Saccharomyces cerevisiae CDC39 (YCR093W); ancestral locus Anc_6.373) yields MQLAPTLSSQDITLHEKEAVRISISQISLLIISLSEENFISIERQINHLLDKSPIVLYFCYWSRLLSLTSQYLKSNQFKLNPKNLTQRLLINLFEELSFKSQEFIIQIVSVLFKNNSFQYDTGLTYEEFLEISKNLNNKLISEKLFGQDNLLKNLHSQKENDTHTTGNKMNNTRLLINLINQSDLSSIQSNFIDVIHSLEGENLNEMIALLLSEILSPNSQNVQNNTPNNWFTPDNIVSATKIGVEISAALKTLENDKNDSINWNRIFNLMSTKYFLNIQVKPTIASLSTLFASLSKGPVIDDFFSCDWNISFKLNLAFLLHQWSPQNGCYDLLSIDDMKTVTDKITNSKHSLVYLMSIATLDIEIFLLRDELNNHALLPYFLEFFFEDFSVVPELLAFAVISSARHFVLLIESKAPVDELIITLLVQVFEKAPTFFEDLIKIIPDDDKLVEIARIILSKKNLPMANFFKSLEHENKLEYVINKLPFSEAFEVLPSARKAGWKGFEQYISDNLNSNSIPVILHGLDAQSKLTDANTPFRSSKVFDLAALHFLINKLINYPLAPEERQAFETLQFTLIIAFPRLINFGYGHDEAILANGDLVAIPTDIEKDMQNYLQKMYSGELAIKDIIDILRKLRDSDNPRDQDVFSCMTHAVLAESTFFKDYPLEALATTSVLFGSMILFQLLRGYTLDVALRIIANFAKEGPDSKMFKFAIQALYALKIRLIDLPQYCRDLLSQAPGLQTQPQVYQAIKEVAMSENAGESKNPSQPVVEFIPLKYFTVDKLNSQIMQQNPPKEVTEKVLFVVNNMTLDNFDSKVPELQLILGPNYFSWFSNYLVNQRAKTEPNNHKLYAKIIVYLDSDLLHEFMVNTTYRQLFIILATKDISSIDKNHLRNLSSWLGCITLGINKPILHKHVAMRELLLESYHEKRLDLIVPFVTKVLQNAADSKIFKPPNPWTVGILKILLELNKKANWKLSLTFEVEVLMKTFKLPMDSIEPTNYLNVPDIVDELAGNLNKMSVEQHHLEQRRQIMLMQQYQQHMMMSQQRQQHLVSGVLAPPVEHGPVPIDNTPSADNPFSNLVGSTIFVTHPDLRRVFQMAIAKSVRELLLPAVEKSSSIAVITTSKIVLKDFATEPDEMKLKAAAVTMVRQLAQSLARATSLELLKESTRSTTQSLAPNLMNMIPSPMDELDKAINDNIGLALALIEKASMDKATQDIAEQMGQAFAIRHYHIERRSDKPFLAQNTNPYSLTLPEPLGLNRAGVTQNQFALYESFGKMIPNAVNPSLENPQISPQQPELQMNQLQQPVIGVQPLVNNQTQQVIYNIRNESEHDHRMLVHLMDSLVAQIKENAKKKTLSELGEKNQIKDVLLQILTCIAQSAQKDQLAMKVAQAVVNSLFATSESPLCREVLSLLLEKLCSLSIVARKDVVWWLVYSQDNRKLSIPVIKSLLDVHLITVLDLDEMLVNAMSHDMENSVNFSLSLLDDLVLSDTAFLMQMDFVHTIQFLSKSDSKEVSSFLKNFSKKRVTIVNKGTRITQTEKYYLVFTEWVKLVQKVDDNDPMILAFIKQLIDKGVISSTDGLIEFLRASLELSVFSFKESDPTGEVFTSIDAIIKLIIKLFIMGEYKEYSRKQFLNLALSVVMMVFSDDHEKEENTFNERPYFRLFSNLLCEWQILSGHQFIKVKNVDTRKELIEFEEEFYNIIAKFLHTIQPIAFPGFSFAWITLISHRMFLPIMLRLENKSGWKSLTNLLIDLIKFMEQYTDKNSIPDAISVVYKGALRVFLGISNDVPEYLIENHYELMNYLPPTYLQLKNVILGAIPKKMMIPNPYDPDLSMENIESCQQQPNIFYNPVNDLKTLKKPVDNYLRIPSNSLLRIIIASLFKDVYERKNGIGYEHLMVDSKLIRAIILHVGIEVGIENERTSSSAVFNTKSSYYSLLFNLINNDTTTIELKYQIIHTIIEQLRYPNIQTYWFNFVIINLFVSDEWSDGNKKQEIQELILRNILERIIVNKPHCWGIIVLVMSLLKSSEVDLLSYSFIKEIPEVENMFQQMLKHFKSSEISTSQGSNDDKESPESGSAQIVSKA; encoded by the coding sequence ATGCAATTAGCTCCAACCTTGTCATCACAAGATATTACATTACACGAAAAGGAAGCTGTAAGAATTTCGATTTCTCAAATTAGTCTACTAATTATCTCACTTTCCgaagaaaattttatttctattgaaAGACAAATTAACCATTTGTTAGACAAATCGCCAATTGTACTATATTTCTGTTATTGGTCAAGATTATTATCCTTAACTTCGCAATATCTGAAATCAAACCAATTCAAACTCAATCCAAAGAATTTAACGCAAAGATTActcattaatttatttgaagaattatcttttaaatcacaagaatttattattcaaattgtCTCggttttattcaaaaataattccTTCCAATACGATACAGGTTTAACATACGAAGAATTCTTAgaaatttccaaaaatttaaataataaattaatctCTGAAAAGCTGTTTGGACAGGATAATCTCTTAAAAAACTTACATAGCCAAAAAGAAAACGATACACATACAACCGGAAACAAAATGAACAATACAcgattattaattaactTGATAAACCAATCTGACTTAAGCTCAATCCAATCAAACTTTATTGATGTTATTCATTCATTAGAAggtgaaaatttaaatgagaTGATTGCATTATTGCTGTCTGAAATATTATCACCAAATTCACAAAACGTTCAGAATAATACGCCAAACAACTGGTTCACTCCAGATAATATTGTCAGTGCAACAAAAATTGGCGTTGAAATTTCAGCCGCTTTAAAGACTTTAGAGAATGATAAAAACGATTCAATCAATTGGAACcgtatatttaatttaatgtcaacaaaatattttttgaatattcaaGTAAAGCCAACCATTGCCTCACTAAGTACATTATTTGCTTCGTTAAGTAAAGGTCCAGTAATTGACGATTTTTTTAGTTGTGATTGGAACATTTCctttaaattaaatcttgCATTCTTATTACACCAATGGTCACCACAAAATGGTTGTTATGATTTGTTATCAATTGATGATATGAAAACAGTAACTGATAAAATCACAAATTCAAAACACTCTTTAGTATATTTGATGTCAATTGCTACTCtagatattgaaatatttcttttaagagatgaattgaataatcATGCATTATTACCTTATTTTCTAGAGTTTTTTTTCGAGGATTTTAGTGTTGTACCAGAATTACTTGCATTCGCGGTCATATCATCCGCAAGACACTTTGTATTACTAATTGAATCGAAGGCTCCAGTTGACGAATTGATAATTACATTATTAGTTCaagtatttgaaaaagCTCCGacattttttgaagatttaataaaaattattccagatgatgataaattgGTTGAAATTGCAAGAATAATTTtgtccaaaaaaaatttaccaatGGCAAACTTCTTTAAAAGTTTAGAacatgaaaataaattggaatatgtcattaataaattaccTTTTTCAGAGGCTTTTGAAGTTTTGCCCAGTGCTAGGAAAGCTGGATGGAAGGGTTTTGAACAATACATTTCAGATAACCTTAACTCGAATTCAATCCCTGTTATTTTACATGGACTGGATGCTCAGTCAAAATTAACTGATGCCAATACTCCGTTCAGATCTTCTAAAGTCTTTGATCTTGCCGCTTTGCactttttaattaataaactaaTAAACTATCCACTTGCACCAGAAGAACGCCAAGCCTTTGAAACATTACAATTTACTTTAATTATTGCATTTCCTCGTTTAATTAATTTCGGTTATGGCCATGATGAGGCTATTTTGGCAAATGGTGATTTAGTGGCAATTCCAACTGATATTGAAAAGGACATGCAAAACTACTTGCAAAAGATGTATAGTGGTGAACTTGCTATcaaagatattattgatatattgAGAAAGTTAAGAGACAGTGATAACCCAAGAGATCAAGATGTCTTTTCTTGTATGACACATGCTGTCTTAGCAGAGTcaacattttttaaagattatcCTTTAGAGGCTTTGGCTACCACTTCTGTTTTATTTGGTTCTATGATATTATTCCAGTTACTAAGAGGTTATACATTAGATGTAGCACTAAGAATCATTGCTAATTTCGCTAAAGAAGGTCCTGATTCTAAAATGTTCAAATTTGCTATTCAAGCTTTGTATGCTCTCAAAATTCGTTTAATTGATTTGCCTCAATATTGTAGGGATTTATTAAGTCAAGCACCTGGTCTTCAAACACAGCCACAAGTTTATCAAGCTATAAAAGAAGTAGCAATGTCTGAAAATGCTGGTGAGTCAAAAAATCCATCCCAACCAGTTGTTGAATTCATtccattaaaatattttactgTTGACAAACTAAACTCTCAAATCATGCAACAAAACCCCCCTAAAGAAGTAACCGAAAAAGTCTTGTTTGTAGTAAATAACATGACCttagataattttgattcaaAAGTTCCTGAACTTCAATTAATCTTAGGACCAAACTACTTTTCATGGTTTTCTAATTATCTGGTAAATCAAAGAGCTAAAACAGAGCCAAACAATCATAAACTTTATGCTAAAATCATTGTATACCTAGATTCAGACCTATTACATGAATTTATGGTTAACACAACATACAGACAGCTATTTATTATCCTAGCGACAAAAGACATTTCATCTATTGATAAGAATCACTTAAGAAACCTATCATCATGGTTGGGTTGTATCACTTTGGGTATCAACAAACCAATTTTGCATAAGCATGTTGCTATGAGAGAGCTCTTATTAGAAAGTTATCATGAAAAAAGATTAGATTTAATTGTACCATTTGTTACTAAAGTTTTACAAAATGCTGCAGactcaaaaatatttaaaccTCCAAATCCATGGACAGTCGGtattctaaaaattttgttagagttaaataaaaaagctAATTGGAAACTAAGTTTAACATTTGAAGTTGAAGTTCTTATGAAAACATTTAAATTACCTATGGATAGTATTGAACCAAccaattatttaaatgttCCGGATATTGTGGATGAACTAGCAGGAAACCTAAATAAAATGTCTGTTGAACAGCATCATTTAGAACAAAGAAGACAAATAATGCTAATGCAACAATATCAACAACACATGATGATGTCACAGCAAAGACAGCAACACCTCGTATCTGGTGTCTTAGCACCCCCTGTAGAACATGGCCCAGTTCCAATTGATAACACTCCCTCAGCAGACAATCCCTTCAGTAATCTAGTAGGTTCTACAATATTTGTAACTCATCCAGATTTGAGACGTGTTTTTCAAATGGCAATTGCAAAATCTGTTAGAGAGCTGCTGCTACCAGCTGTAGAAAAATCATCTAGTATTGCGGTAATTACTACATCaaaaattgtattaaaGGATTTTGCAACCGAACCTGatgaaatgaaattaaaggCAGCAGCTGTTACAATGGTTAGACAGCTTGCACAAAGCTTAGCTAGAGCTACATCTTTAGAATTGTTAAAAGAAAGTACTCGTTCCACCACCCAATCTCTTGCACCTAATTTAATGAACATGATACCTTCGCCTATGgatgaattagataaaGCCATAAATGATAACATTGGGTTAGCATTGGCATTAATTGAAAAGGCATCTATGGATAAAGCTACTCAAGATATTGCTGAACAAATGGGGCAAGCATTCGCCATTCGTCATTATCATATAGAAAGAAGATCAGATAAACCATTTTTAGCACAAAATACTAATCCATATTCATTAACATTACCAGAACCATTAGGGTTAAATCGTGCTGGGGTAACACAAAATCAATTTGCGTTATATGAAAGCTTTGGTAAAATGATTCCAAATGCCGTTAATCCATCTCTAGAAAATCCACAAATATCTCCACAACAACCAGAACTGCAAATGAACCAACTGCAACAGCCTGTGATAGGTGTACAACCTTTAGTTAATAATCAAACCCAACAAGTTATATACAATATTCGAAACGAATCAGAACATGATCATAGAATGCTTGTCCACTTAATGGATAGTTTAGTTGCTCAGATAAAGGAAAATGCTAAGAAAAAGACTTTATCAGAATTAGGTgagaaaaatcaaattaagGATGTATTGTTACAAATTCTAACATGCATTGCTCAAAGCGCTCAAAAAGACCAATTAGCAATGAAAGTTGCTCAAGCCGTTGTTAATAGCTTATTTGCCACTAGTGAAAGTCCACTATGTAGGGAAGTTCTTTCTCTACTTCTGGAAAAACTATGCTCTTTATCTATTGTTGCCAGAAAAGATGTTGTTTGGTGGTTAGTTTATTCTCAAGATAACCGTAAACTAAGTATTCCAGTAATCAAATCATTGTTAGATGTTCATTTAATAACTGTACTGGACTTGGATGAGATGTTAGTCAATGCTATGTCTCATGATATGGAAAACTCAGTGAacttttctttatctttattgGATGATTTAGTTCTATCGGATACTGCATTTTTAATGCAAATGGATTTTGTTCATACAATCCAATTTTTGAGTAAGTCTGATTCAAAAGAAGTTTCTAGTTTCTTAAAAAacttttctaaaaaaagagTTACCATTGTAAATAAAGGTACTAGAATTACTCAAACTGAGAAATATTACTTAGTGTTTACTGAATGGGTTAAATTAGTCCAAAAAgttgatgataatgatccAATGATCTTGGCTTTTATTAAgcaattaattgataaagGAGTCATTTCGTCCACAGACGGCTTGATCGAATTTTTAAGGGCTTCATTGGAGCTTTCtgtcttttcttttaaagaaaGTGATCCAACAGGAGAAGTTTTCACTTCAATTGATGCtatcattaaattaataatcaaattGTTTATTATGGGTGAATATAAGGAATATTCTAGAAaacaatttttgaatttggcACTCTCTGTTGTCATGATGGTATTTTCTGATGACCATGAAAAGGAGGAAAATACGTTTAATGAACGACCATATTTCCGTTtgttttctaatttattatgCGAATGGCAAATATTAAGTGGCCACCAATTTATTAAGGTTAAGAATGTTGATACCagaaaagaattaattgaatttgaagaagaattttatAACATTATTGCCAAGTTTTTACATACAATTCAGCCAATTGCCTTCCCAGGATTTTCATTTGCATGGATAACCCTGATTTCTCACAGAATGTTCTTACCAATAATGCTGAGATTGGAAAATAAGTCGGGGTGGAAAAGCTTAACTAACTTactaattgatttaatcaaatttatGGAGCAATATACCGACAAAAATAGCATACCCGATGCGATTTCTGTTGTTTATAAGGGTGCTTTAAGAGTTTTCTTAGgaatttcaaatgatgTCCCAGAATACCTAATTGAGAATCATTAtgaattaatgaattatttaccACCAACATATTtgcaattgaaaaatgtgATTTTAGGTGCAATTCCaaaaaagatgatgatacCAAATCCATACGACCCAGATTTATCGatggaaaatattgaaagttGTCAGCAACaaccaaatattttttataatccagtgaatgatttaaaaactttaaagAAGCCTGTTGATAATTATTTACGTATTCCATCAAATTCACTACtaagaataattattgcatcgttatttaaagatgtttatgaaagaaaaaatggtATTGGATATGAACATTTAATGGTTGACTCTAAATTAATTCGTGCTATTATCTTGCATGTTGGGATTGAAGTAGGTATAGAAAACGAAAGAACCTCTTCAAGTGCTGTTTTCAATACTAAATCAAGTTATTACTCACTgttatttaatttgattaataatgataccaccacaattgaattgaaatatcaaataattcatacAATTATTGAACAACTAAGATATCCTAATATTCAGACCTATTGGTTCaattttgttattattaacttaTTTGTCTCTGATGAATGGAGTGATGGAAACAAGAAACAAGAAATccaagaattaattttacGTAACATTTTGGAAAGAATAATTGTCAATAAACCACACTGTTGGGGTATTATCGTTTTGGTGATGAGCTTATTGAAATCTTCTGAAGTTGACTTACTAagttattcttttattaaagaGATTCCGGAAGTCGAAAATATGTTCCAACAAATGCTAAAACATTTCAAATCAAGTGAAATTTCCACCTCTCAAGGATCAAATGATGACAAAGAATCCCCTGAATCAGGTTCAGCTCAAATTGTTTCAAAGGCGTAG